One window from the genome of Nerophis ophidion isolate RoL-2023_Sa unplaced genomic scaffold, RoL_Noph_v1.0 HiC_scaffold_34, whole genome shotgun sequence encodes:
- the LOC133546619 gene encoding gastrula zinc finger protein xLCGF3.1-like codes for MHHAVKHKSCIKIHMRIHTGEKPFTCSVCKKSFSIKPAMTRHMRTHTGEKPFTCSVCKNNFSRKSNMSSHMRTHTGEKPLTCSVCKKRFSTTQHMIIHIRTHTGEKPFTCSVCKKCFSRKPDISIHMRTHTGEKPFTCSVCKKSFSTKSNMSSHMKTHTGEKPLTCSVCKKHFSTTQHMISHMRTHTGEKPFTCSVCKKCFSRKPDIS; via the exons atgcaccacgctgtgaa acacaAGAGTTGTattaaaatacacatgagaatacatactggagagaaaccttttacttgctctgtttgtaagaagagtttttccattaagcctgccatgaccagacacatgagaacacacactggagagaaaccttttacttgctctgtttgtaagaataatttctccagaaagtctaacatgtcctcacacatgagaacacatactggagagaaacctttgacttgttctgtttgtaagaagcgttTCTCCACAACGCAACATATGATCATACACattagaacacatactggagagaaaccttttacttgctctgtttgtaagaagtgtttctccagaaagcctgacatctccatacacatgagaacacacactggagagaaaccttttacttgttctgtttgtaagaagagtttctccacaaagtctaacatgtcctcacacatgaaaacacatactggagagaaacctttgacttgctctgtttgtaagaagcatttctccacaacgcaacatatgatctcacacatgagaacacatactggagagaaaccttttacttgctctgtttgtaagaagtgtttctccagaaagcctgacatctcc